A genomic region of Mycobacterium senriense contains the following coding sequences:
- a CDS encoding COX15/CtaA family protein gives MLLRVVDLLPNPSVGVQRLIAAAVILTQGGIAITGAIVRVTASGLGCPTWPQCFPGSFVPVAHAEVPRIHQAVEFGNRMVTFAVVITAALAVLAVTRARRRREVLVYAWLMPVSTVVQAVIGGITVRTGLLWWTVAIHLLTSMTMVWLSVLLYVKVGEPDDTVVRERVVRPLRALTALSGLDLAAVLVTGTLVTAAGPHAGDRSPTRTVPRLKVEVDTLVHLHSSLLIAYFALLVGLGFGLLAVRADRPVLVRLAVLLVLVFAQAAVGTAQYYTGVPAVLVALHVAGAAACTAATAALWASMRERAEPEPLAG, from the coding sequence ATGCTGTTGCGCGTGGTGGACCTGCTCCCCAACCCCAGCGTGGGGGTGCAGCGCCTGATCGCCGCCGCCGTCATCCTCACCCAGGGCGGCATCGCCATCACCGGCGCGATCGTGCGCGTCACCGCCTCGGGGCTAGGTTGTCCCACCTGGCCGCAGTGCTTTCCGGGCAGCTTCGTTCCGGTGGCCCATGCCGAGGTACCGCGCATCCACCAGGCCGTCGAATTCGGCAATCGGATGGTCACCTTCGCCGTGGTGATCACCGCGGCGCTGGCCGTGCTGGCCGTGACCCGGGCGCGGCGGCGCCGCGAGGTGCTGGTCTATGCCTGGCTGATGCCGGTGTCCACCGTCGTGCAGGCGGTGATCGGCGGCATCACCGTGCGCACCGGGCTGCTGTGGTGGACGGTGGCCATCCACCTGCTGACGTCGATGACGATGGTGTGGCTGTCTGTGCTGCTGTACGTCAAGGTCGGCGAGCCCGACGACACGGTGGTCCGCGAGCGAGTGGTCAGGCCGCTGCGCGCGCTGACCGCGCTGTCCGGCCTGGACCTGGCCGCGGTGCTGGTCACCGGCACGCTGGTGACGGCCGCCGGCCCGCACGCGGGTGATCGCAGCCCCACCCGGACGGTGCCGCGGCTGAAAGTCGAGGTCGACACTTTGGTGCACCTGCACTCGTCGCTGCTGATCGCCTACTTCGCGCTGCTGGTCGGGCTGGGCTTCGGGCTGCTGGCGGTTCGCGCCGACCGTCCCGTGCTGGTGCGGCTCGCGGTGTTGCTGGTGCTGGTGTTCGCGCAGGCCGCCGTCGGCACCGCGCAGTACTACACCGGGGTCCCCGCCGTGCTGGTCGCCCTGCACGTGGCCGGGGCCGCGGCGTGCACGGCAGCCACCGCGGCGCTATGGGCGTCGATGCGAGAGCGGGCCGAGCCCGAGCCGCTCGCAGGCTGA
- a CDS encoding quinone oxidoreductase family protein, translating into MHAIEISETGGPEVLRYAETTTPTPGPGEVLIKAEAIGVNYIDTYFRSGQYPRKLPFILGSELAGTIESLGDGVDGLRVGDRVVSAAASGGYAEYATAPAHLTAEVPDGVTAEVAASALLKGLTAHYLLKSVYPVQAGDTVLVHAGAGGVGLILTQWAHLLGVRVTTTVSTPDKERLSRQAGADEVLPYPDDAKAFGERIRSLTDGAGVAAVYDGVGATTFEASLASLAIRGTLALFGAASGPVPPFDPQRLNAAGSVFLTRPSLAHFVRTGEEFSWRAEELFAAIAGGDIAVEVGGCYPLAEAARAHQDLQGRKTAGSIVLLP; encoded by the coding sequence ATGCACGCAATCGAGATCAGTGAGACCGGCGGCCCCGAGGTGCTGCGCTACGCCGAAACCACCACGCCCACGCCCGGCCCGGGTGAGGTGCTGATCAAGGCCGAGGCCATCGGCGTCAACTACATCGACACCTACTTCCGCTCCGGGCAGTACCCGCGGAAGTTGCCGTTCATCCTCGGTTCGGAGCTGGCCGGCACCATCGAATCCCTCGGCGACGGCGTCGACGGGTTGCGCGTCGGCGACCGCGTGGTCAGCGCCGCGGCGTCCGGCGGGTATGCCGAATATGCCACGGCGCCAGCTCATTTGACCGCCGAGGTGCCCGACGGCGTGACGGCCGAGGTGGCGGCTTCGGCGCTGCTGAAGGGGTTGACCGCTCATTACCTGCTGAAGTCGGTGTACCCGGTGCAGGCGGGCGACACGGTGCTGGTGCACGCCGGCGCGGGCGGCGTCGGACTGATCCTGACGCAGTGGGCCCATCTGCTCGGTGTGCGGGTGACAACCACGGTTTCGACCCCGGACAAGGAGCGGCTGTCCCGGCAGGCCGGCGCCGACGAGGTCCTCCCCTACCCTGACGACGCGAAAGCGTTCGGCGAGCGGATTCGCTCGTTGACCGACGGCGCCGGCGTGGCCGCGGTGTACGACGGCGTGGGCGCGACCACCTTCGAGGCCAGCCTGGCCAGCCTGGCCATCCGGGGCACGCTGGCGTTGTTCGGCGCGGCCAGCGGGCCCGTTCCGCCGTTCGACCCGCAGCGCCTCAACGCCGCCGGCTCGGTGTTTTTGACCCGGCCGTCGCTGGCGCATTTCGTGCGCACCGGCGAGGAATTCAGTTGGCGGGCAGAGGAATTGTTCGCCGCGATCGCCGGTGGCGATATCGCCGTCGAGGTCGGTGGGTGCTACCCGCTGGCCGAGGCCGCCCGCGCCCACCAGGATCTGCAGGGCCGCAAGACGGCGGGCTCGATCGTGTTGCTGCCCTGA
- a CDS encoding heme o synthase translates to MSVRGRAAPSRLPSRIQGTVLAYLALTKPRVIELLLVTAIPAMLLAQRGTVNPLLIVNTLIGGMLAAGGANTLNCVADADIDKVMKRTARRPLARAAVPTRNALVFGLVLTVASFVWLWWTTNLLSGLLALATIAFYVFIYTLLLKRRTSQNVVWGGAAGCMPVMIGWSAVTGTIQWPALVMFAIIFFWTPPHTWALAMRYKDDYKAAGVPMLPAVATERQVTKQILIYTWLTVLATLALALATGWLYAAVAVVAGVWFLAMAHQLYAGVRAGEPVKPLRLFLQSNNYLAVVFCALAVDSAIGLPHLF, encoded by the coding sequence GTGAGCGTTCGCGGGCGCGCCGCGCCGAGCCGATTGCCAAGCCGGATACAAGGCACGGTGCTGGCTTATCTGGCGCTGACCAAGCCGCGGGTCATTGAGCTGCTGCTCGTCACCGCCATCCCGGCGATGCTGCTGGCCCAGCGCGGGACGGTGAACCCGCTGCTGATCGTCAACACCCTGATCGGCGGGATGCTGGCCGCCGGCGGCGCCAACACCCTCAACTGCGTGGCCGACGCGGACATCGACAAGGTGATGAAGCGCACTGCGCGGCGGCCGCTGGCCCGGGCGGCGGTGCCCACGCGCAACGCCCTGGTGTTCGGCCTGGTGCTGACGGTGGCCTCGTTCGTCTGGCTCTGGTGGACGACGAACCTGCTGTCCGGGCTGTTGGCCCTGGCGACGATCGCGTTCTACGTGTTCATCTACACGCTGCTGCTCAAGCGCCGCACCTCGCAGAACGTGGTGTGGGGTGGCGCGGCCGGCTGCATGCCGGTGATGATCGGCTGGTCGGCGGTCACCGGCACCATTCAGTGGCCCGCGCTGGTGATGTTCGCCATTATTTTCTTCTGGACGCCGCCGCACACCTGGGCGCTGGCGATGCGCTACAAGGACGACTACAAAGCGGCCGGCGTGCCGATGCTGCCCGCCGTGGCGACCGAACGTCAGGTGACCAAGCAGATCCTGATCTACACCTGGCTGACGGTGCTGGCCACGCTGGCGCTGGCGCTGGCGACGGGCTGGCTGTACGCGGCGGTCGCCGTGGTCGCCGGGGTGTGGTTCCTGGCGATGGCCCACCAGCTTTACGCCGGGGTCCGCGCCGGCGAGCCGGTCAAGCCGCTGCGGCTGTTCCTGCAGTCGAACAACTACCTGGCCGTGGTGTTCTGCGCGTTGGCCGTGGACTCGGCCATCGGGCTACCGCACCTGTTCTGA
- the tkt gene encoding transketolase, which yields MTTLEEISTLTQPHLPDDWSELDSAAVDTIRVLAADAVQKVGNGHPGTAMSLAPLAYTLFQRAMRHDPSDPHWLGRDRFVLSCGHSSLTLYLQLYLGGFGLELSDIESLRTWGSKTPGHPEFRHTKGVEITTGPLGQGLASAVGMAMAARYERGLFDPDAAPGTSPFDHFIYVIASDGDMEEGVTSEASSLAGVQQLGNLIVFYDHNEISIEDDTNIALCEDTAARYRAYGWHVQEIEGGENVVAIEEAIANARAATDRPSFISLRTIIGYPAPKLMNTGKAHGAALGDEEVAAVKEILGFDPDKKFEVRDEVLAHTRKLVDRGKEAHEKWQADFDAWAEGQPERKALLDRLTAEELPDGWDADLPHWEPGSDPIATRKASNEVLNAVGPKLPELWGGSADLAGSNNTTIKGADSFGPPSISTKDYTAHWYGRTLHFGVREHAMGAILSGIVLHGPTRAYGGTFLQFSDYMRPAVRLASLMDIDTIYVWTHDSIGLGEDGPTHQPIEHLAALRAIPNLSVVRPADANETAYAWRTVLARGNGSGPVGLMLTRQNVPVLEGTSADGVARGGYILASDGEESGQDPDVVLIATGSEVQLAVDAQKLLADKDIVARVVSMPCVEWFESQPEDYRDSVLPPTVSARVAVEAGIAQSWHKLVGDTGRIVSIEHYGESADYKTLFREFGFTAEAVAAAAEQVVDN from the coding sequence GTGACGACACTCGAAGAGATCTCTACGCTGACCCAACCGCACCTCCCCGACGACTGGTCCGAACTCGACTCGGCCGCCGTCGACACCATCCGGGTGCTGGCCGCGGATGCGGTGCAAAAGGTTGGCAACGGCCACCCCGGGACGGCGATGAGCCTTGCGCCCCTGGCGTACACCTTGTTTCAGCGCGCGATGCGCCACGACCCCAGCGACCCCCACTGGCTGGGCCGTGACCGCTTCGTCCTGTCCTGTGGACACAGCAGCCTGACGCTGTATCTGCAGCTGTACTTGGGTGGTTTCGGCCTGGAGCTGTCCGACATCGAATCGCTGCGCACCTGGGGATCCAAGACGCCCGGACACCCGGAGTTCCGGCACACCAAGGGCGTCGAGATCACCACCGGCCCGCTCGGGCAGGGCCTGGCCTCGGCGGTGGGCATGGCGATGGCCGCGCGCTACGAGCGCGGGCTGTTCGATCCCGACGCCGCCCCGGGCACCAGCCCGTTCGACCACTTCATCTACGTGATCGCCTCCGACGGCGACATGGAAGAGGGCGTCACCTCGGAGGCCTCGTCGCTGGCGGGCGTCCAGCAGCTGGGCAACCTGATCGTCTTCTACGACCACAACGAGATTTCCATCGAGGACGACACCAACATCGCGCTGTGCGAGGACACCGCCGCGCGGTACCGCGCCTACGGCTGGCACGTGCAGGAGATCGAGGGCGGCGAGAACGTCGTCGCGATCGAGGAGGCCATCGCCAACGCCAGGGCGGCCACCGACCGGCCGTCGTTCATCTCGCTGCGCACCATCATCGGCTACCCCGCCCCCAAGCTGATGAACACCGGCAAGGCGCACGGCGCGGCGCTGGGTGATGAGGAAGTCGCCGCCGTCAAGGAGATCCTCGGCTTCGACCCGGACAAGAAGTTCGAGGTGCGCGACGAGGTGCTCGCCCACACCCGCAAGCTGGTGGACCGCGGCAAGGAAGCACACGAGAAATGGCAGGCGGACTTCGACGCCTGGGCGGAAGGCCAACCCGAGCGCAAAGCGCTACTGGACCGGTTGACCGCCGAGGAGCTGCCCGATGGCTGGGACGCCGACCTGCCGCACTGGGAACCCGGCTCCGACCCGATCGCCACCCGCAAGGCCTCCAACGAAGTGCTCAACGCGGTCGGGCCGAAACTGCCCGAGCTGTGGGGCGGCTCGGCCGACCTGGCGGGCAGCAACAACACCACCATCAAGGGCGCCGATTCCTTTGGGCCGCCGTCTATTTCGACCAAGGACTACACGGCGCACTGGTACGGCCGGACGTTGCATTTCGGTGTGCGCGAGCACGCGATGGGCGCCATCCTGTCCGGCATCGTCCTGCACGGCCCCACCCGCGCCTACGGCGGAACGTTCCTGCAGTTCTCCGACTACATGCGCCCCGCGGTGCGGCTGGCCTCGCTGATGGACATCGACACGATCTACGTGTGGACCCACGATTCCATCGGCCTTGGCGAGGACGGCCCGACCCATCAGCCGATCGAGCACCTCGCGGCGCTGCGCGCCATCCCGAATCTGTCGGTGGTGCGCCCGGCCGACGCGAACGAGACGGCCTATGCCTGGCGCACGGTCCTGGCCCGCGGCAACGGCAGCGGCCCCGTCGGCCTGATGCTGACCCGCCAGAATGTGCCGGTGCTGGAGGGCACCAGCGCCGACGGCGTCGCCCGGGGCGGTTACATCCTGGCCTCGGACGGTGAGGAGTCCGGTCAAGACCCCGACGTGGTGCTGATCGCCACCGGCTCGGAGGTCCAGCTCGCGGTCGATGCGCAGAAGTTGTTGGCGGACAAGGACATTGTGGCGCGGGTGGTCTCCATGCCGTGCGTCGAATGGTTCGAGTCCCAGCCCGAGGACTACCGCGACAGCGTGCTGCCGCCGACCGTGTCGGCCCGGGTGGCCGTCGAGGCGGGCATCGCGCAATCCTGGCACAAGCTCGTCGGCGACACCGGCAGGATCGTCTCGATCGAGCACTATGGCGAATCCGCCGACTACAAAACGTTGTTCCGGGAATTCGGTTTCACCGCCGAAGCCGTCGCGGCCGCCGCGGAACAAGTAGTGGATAACTGA
- the tal gene encoding transaldolase — protein sequence MTAQNPNLAALSAAGVSVWLDDLSRQRLQSGNLQELIDTKSVVGVTTNPSIFQKALAEGDAYEGQIAELAERGADVDATIRTVTTDDVRNACDVLKREWEASDGVDGRVSIEVDPQLAAETDKTIAQAVELWKIVDRPNLFIKIPATKAGVPAITAVLAEGISVNVTLIFSVERHRQVMDAYLAGLEKAREAGHDISKIHSVASFFVSRVDTEVDKRLEKIGSEDAKSLLGQAGVANARLAYAAYQEVFEGGDRFESLKADGARVQRPLWASTGVKNPDYSDTLYVTELVAPNTVNTMPEKTIDAVADHGEIKGDTVTGTAGEAQAVFDKLDQIGIDLTDVFKVLENEGVEKFVDSWTELLEETQKQLDSASK from the coding sequence ATGACCGCTCAGAACCCGAATCTGGCGGCGCTGTCCGCCGCGGGAGTATCCGTCTGGCTTGACGACCTGTCGCGTCAGCGGCTGCAGTCAGGCAACCTGCAGGAGCTGATCGACACGAAAAGTGTTGTCGGCGTGACCACCAACCCGTCGATCTTCCAGAAGGCGCTCGCCGAGGGTGACGCCTACGAAGGCCAGATCGCCGAGCTCGCCGAGCGTGGCGCCGATGTGGACGCCACCATCCGCACCGTGACCACCGACGACGTGCGCAACGCGTGCGACGTGCTCAAGCGGGAGTGGGAGGCCTCCGACGGCGTCGACGGACGGGTATCCATCGAGGTCGACCCGCAGCTGGCCGCCGAGACCGACAAGACCATCGCCCAGGCCGTCGAGCTGTGGAAGATCGTCGACCGGCCGAACCTGTTCATCAAGATTCCGGCGACCAAGGCCGGCGTCCCGGCGATCACCGCCGTCCTCGCGGAAGGCATTTCGGTGAACGTCACGTTGATCTTCTCCGTCGAGCGGCACCGCCAGGTGATGGACGCCTACCTGGCCGGCCTGGAGAAGGCGCGCGAGGCAGGGCATGACATCTCGAAAATCCATTCCGTCGCATCGTTTTTCGTGTCCCGGGTGGACACCGAGGTGGACAAGCGGCTGGAGAAGATCGGGTCGGAGGACGCCAAGTCGCTGCTGGGGCAGGCCGGGGTGGCCAACGCACGCCTGGCCTACGCGGCCTACCAGGAGGTCTTCGAAGGCGGCGATCGCTTCGAGTCCCTCAAGGCCGACGGCGCCCGGGTGCAGCGTCCGCTGTGGGCGTCCACCGGTGTCAAGAACCCCGATTACTCCGACACCCTCTACGTCACCGAGCTGGTGGCGCCCAACACGGTGAACACCATGCCGGAGAAGACGATTGACGCCGTCGCCGACCACGGTGAGATCAAGGGCGACACGGTCACCGGCACCGCCGGGGAGGCACAGGCGGTGTTCGACAAGCTCGATCAGATCGGTATCGACCTGACCGACGTCTTCAAGGTGCTGGAAAACGAGGGTGTGGAGAAGTTCGTGGATTCCTGGACCGAGCTGCTGGAGGAAACGCAGAAGCAGCTGGATTCAGCCTCCAAATGA
- the zwf gene encoding glucose-6-phosphate dehydrogenase: MSPARTAQQWQNPLRDKRDKRLPRIAGPCGMVIFGVTGDLARKKVMPAIYDLANRGLLPPSFSLVGFARRDWSTQDFGKVVHEAVKEHCRTPFRQENWDRLAEGFRFVPGAFDDDEAFGRLAETLDKLDAERGTGGNHAFYLAIPPKSFPVVCEQLHKSGLARPQGERWSRVVIEKPFGHDLESAQALNHAVNAVFPEEAVFRIDHYLGKETVRNILALRFANQLFDPIWNAHYVDHVQITMAEDIGLGGRAGYYDGIGAARDVIQNHLMQLLALTAMEEPVSFNPKALQTEKIKVLSATHLAEPLDETTSRGQYAAGWQGGEKVVGLLDEEGFAKDSTTETFAAITLEVDTRRWAGVPFYLRTGKRLGRRVTEIALIFKRAPHLPFDATMTDELGTNAMVIRVQPDEGVTLRFGSKVPGTAMEVRDVNMDFSYGSAFAEESPEAYEQLILDVLLGEPSLFPVNEEVELAWDILDPVLNNWAAGGKPEPYESGTWGPDSSFEMLRRTGREWRRP; encoded by the coding sequence ATGAGCCCAGCCCGCACCGCGCAACAATGGCAGAACCCGTTACGGGACAAGCGCGATAAGCGGCTCCCGCGGATCGCGGGGCCGTGCGGGATGGTGATCTTCGGCGTCACCGGCGACCTGGCCCGCAAGAAGGTCATGCCGGCGATCTACGACCTGGCCAATCGCGGGCTGCTGCCGCCCAGCTTCTCCCTGGTCGGCTTCGCGCGTCGGGACTGGAGCACCCAGGATTTCGGCAAGGTGGTGCACGAAGCGGTCAAGGAACACTGCCGCACGCCCTTCCGTCAGGAGAACTGGGATCGGCTGGCCGAGGGATTCCGTTTCGTGCCAGGGGCTTTCGACGACGACGAGGCGTTCGGGCGGCTGGCCGAAACCCTGGACAAGCTGGACGCCGAGCGCGGCACCGGCGGTAACCACGCCTTCTACCTGGCCATCCCGCCGAAGTCCTTCCCGGTGGTGTGCGAGCAGTTGCACAAGTCGGGCCTGGCCCGTCCGCAGGGCGAGCGGTGGAGCCGGGTGGTCATCGAGAAGCCGTTCGGTCACGACCTGGAAAGCGCGCAGGCGCTCAACCACGCGGTCAACGCCGTCTTCCCGGAGGAGGCGGTGTTTCGCATCGACCACTATCTGGGCAAGGAGACCGTCCGCAACATCCTGGCGTTGCGGTTCGCCAACCAGTTGTTCGACCCGATCTGGAACGCACACTACGTCGACCACGTGCAGATCACCATGGCCGAGGACATCGGGTTGGGCGGGCGCGCCGGCTATTACGACGGCATCGGCGCCGCGCGCGACGTGATCCAGAACCATCTGATGCAGCTGCTTGCGCTCACCGCGATGGAGGAGCCGGTCAGCTTCAACCCGAAGGCGTTGCAGACCGAGAAGATCAAGGTGCTCTCGGCCACCCACCTCGCCGAACCCCTCGACGAGACCACCAGCCGCGGACAATACGCCGCGGGCTGGCAGGGCGGCGAGAAGGTCGTCGGGCTGCTCGACGAGGAGGGGTTCGCCAAGGACTCGACCACCGAGACGTTCGCCGCCATCACCCTGGAGGTGGACACCCGCCGCTGGGCCGGAGTGCCCTTCTACCTGCGCACCGGAAAACGCCTGGGCCGCAGGGTGACCGAGATCGCATTGATCTTCAAGCGGGCGCCGCACCTGCCGTTCGACGCGACCATGACCGACGAGCTGGGCACCAACGCCATGGTGATCCGGGTGCAGCCCGATGAGGGCGTCACGCTGCGGTTCGGCTCCAAGGTGCCGGGCACCGCAATGGAGGTCCGCGACGTCAACATGGACTTCTCCTACGGATCGGCGTTCGCCGAGGAATCGCCGGAGGCCTACGAACAGTTGATCCTTGACGTGCTGCTCGGTGAGCCATCCCTGTTCCCGGTCAACGAAGAGGTCGAATTGGCTTGGGACATACTCGATCCGGTGCTCAACAACTGGGCCGCGGGCGGAAAGCCCGAACCGTACGAGTCGGGCACCTGGGGTCCGGACTCGTCGTTCGAGATGCTGCGCCGGACAGGCCGGGAATGGCGGCGGCCCTGA
- the opcA gene encoding glucose-6-phosphate dehydrogenase assembly protein OpcA gives MIIDMPDATTTAVNKKLDELREKVGAVAMGRVLTLIIAPDSEEIFEESLKAANNASHEHPSRIIVTMRGNPYADKPRLDAQLRAGGDTGASEVVVLRLSGALAGHAASVVTPFLLPDIPVVVWWPDVAPAVPAQDPLGRLAIRRITDATNGVDPLSAIKSRLPGYTAGDTDLAWARITYWRALLTSAVDLTPHEPIESALVSGLATEPALDVLAGWLASRIDGPVRRAVGELKIELERKSETIVLSRPQEGRTATLSRTSRPDALLPLARRETGECLAEDLRRLDADEIYQSALDGIEKVQYV, from the coding sequence GTGATCATTGACATGCCCGACGCCACCACCACGGCGGTGAACAAGAAGCTCGACGAGTTGCGGGAAAAGGTCGGCGCCGTCGCGATGGGCCGGGTGCTGACCCTGATCATCGCGCCGGACAGCGAGGAGATCTTCGAAGAGTCGCTGAAGGCGGCCAACAACGCCAGCCATGAGCACCCCAGCCGGATCATCGTGACGATGCGGGGCAATCCGTACGCGGACAAACCCCGGCTGGATGCGCAGCTGCGCGCCGGTGGAGACACCGGAGCCAGCGAAGTCGTGGTTTTGCGGCTGTCCGGGGCGCTGGCCGGTCACGCCGCCAGCGTGGTCACCCCCTTCCTGCTGCCCGACATCCCGGTGGTGGTCTGGTGGCCCGATGTGGCGCCGGCGGTGCCCGCACAAGATCCGTTGGGGCGGTTGGCGATTCGTCGCATCACCGACGCCACCAACGGTGTCGACCCGTTGTCGGCGATCAAGAGCCGGCTGCCCGGATACACCGCAGGTGACACCGACCTCGCCTGGGCGCGCATCACCTACTGGCGTGCGCTGCTCACCTCCGCCGTCGACCTGACGCCGCACGAACCGATCGAGTCGGCGTTGGTGTCCGGTCTGGCAACCGAGCCCGCCCTGGACGTCCTGGCGGGATGGCTGGCGAGCCGGATCGACGGTCCGGTGCGCCGGGCGGTCGGCGAGCTCAAGATCGAACTGGAGCGCAAGAGCGAAACTATCGTCTTGAGCCGCCCGCAGGAGGGAAGGACGGCCACGTTGAGCCGGACCTCCCGGCCGGACGCCCTACTCCCCTTGGCGCGCAGGGAAACCGGTGAGTGCCTGGCCGAAGACCTGCGCCGGCTGGATGCCGACGAAATTTATCAATCAGCGCTTGATGGCATTGAGAAAGTGCAATACGTGTGA
- the pgl gene encoding 6-phosphogluconolactonase, giving the protein MSTSIEVFPDSQTMVDAAATRLTDTIANAVAARGRALIVLTGGSNGIGLLQALVGREIDWSKVHLFWGDERYVPEDDDERNDKQARAALLSHVDIPSSQVHPMPASDGEFGSDLAAAALAYEQLLAANAAPGEPAPNFDVHLLGMGPEGHINSLFPDTPAVLETTRMVVSVDDSPKPPPQRITLTLPAIARSREVWLLVTGGGKADAVAAAIGGAPPVSVPAAGAVGLDTTLWLLDEDAAAKLPSNPSGVA; this is encoded by the coding sequence GTGAGCACCAGCATCGAAGTTTTCCCGGATAGCCAGACCATGGTCGACGCCGCGGCGACGCGGCTGACCGACACCATCGCGAACGCCGTGGCGGCGCGGGGCCGCGCGCTCATCGTGCTGACCGGCGGCAGCAACGGCATAGGGCTGTTGCAGGCGTTGGTGGGACGCGAGATCGACTGGTCGAAGGTGCACCTGTTCTGGGGCGACGAACGCTACGTCCCCGAGGACGACGACGAGCGCAACGACAAGCAGGCCCGGGCGGCGTTGCTCTCACACGTCGACATCCCGTCCAGCCAGGTGCACCCGATGCCGGCTAGTGACGGGGAGTTCGGTAGCGACCTCGCGGCGGCGGCGCTGGCCTACGAGCAGCTGCTGGCCGCCAATGCCGCGCCCGGCGAGCCGGCTCCGAATTTCGATGTGCACCTGCTGGGCATGGGACCCGAGGGCCACATCAATTCGCTGTTCCCCGACACCCCGGCCGTACTCGAGACCACCCGCATGGTGGTGTCGGTCGACGACTCCCCCAAGCCGCCGCCGCAGCGAATCACCTTGACGCTGCCCGCGATTGCGCGGTCGCGCGAGGTGTGGCTGCTGGTGACCGGCGGCGGCAAAGCAGACGCGGTGGCCGCCGCTATCGGTGGCGCCCCACCGGTCTCCGTGCCGGCCGCCGGGGCGGTCGGGCTGGACACCACGCTGTGGCTGCTCGACGAGGACGCCGCGGCCAAGCTGCCCTCGAACCCATCCGGCGTAGCGTGA
- a CDS encoding ATPase, translated as MTDMADRTVRGGQERSRIKTLTQAALNADKTVEQVEDVLDGLSTTMKELSSSLSALNATVERLEAGLDHLDGTMTSLDDLAKRLIVLVEPVEAIVARIDDMVRVGETMISPLAITEHAVRGFVDRLRNRTIQ; from the coding sequence ATGACGGACATGGCAGACAGAACTGTGCGCGGAGGCCAAGAGCGGAGCCGGATCAAGACGCTTACCCAGGCCGCGTTGAACGCCGACAAGACGGTGGAACAGGTCGAAGACGTCCTCGACGGTTTGAGCACCACCATGAAGGAGCTCAGCAGTTCCCTTTCCGCGCTGAACGCCACGGTGGAGCGCCTGGAGGCCGGCCTGGATCACCTGGACGGCACCATGACCAGCCTGGACGACCTGGCCAAGCGGCTGATCGTGCTGGTCGAGCCGGTGGAAGCCATCGTCGCGCGGATCGACGACATGGTGCGGGTGGGCGAGACCATGATCTCCCCGCTGGCGATCACCGAGCACGCGGTGCGCGGCTTCGTGGACAGGCTGCGCAACCGGACCATTCAGTAG
- a CDS encoding histone deacetylase family protein gives MATLLLHHPAFAAHRTAPGHPERPDRYRAVEAALSRPQFSALVREEAEQADLAATRYVHSNRYVDALEAARPDEGYVYLDGGDTMMEPSTWETALRGVGATLQAVDRVLAGDAQNAFVACRPPGHHAETERAMGFCLFNNISIGARHAQRKHGLLRVAIVDFDVHHGNGTQQIFYSDPSVLYASTHQMPLFPGTGAVRETGVGNIFNSPLAPGDGGAELRAAFRDRIVPALQSFSPELIIVSAGFDAHESDPLGSLTMTDADFAWVTRELMTTAEKLCDGRLVAVLEGGYDLQGLTDSVTAHVGELLKG, from the coding sequence ATGGCCACGTTGCTGCTGCACCACCCCGCCTTCGCCGCCCATCGGACGGCGCCCGGCCATCCGGAGCGGCCGGACCGCTACCGCGCGGTGGAGGCGGCACTGAGCCGCCCGCAATTCAGCGCGCTGGTGCGCGAGGAGGCCGAGCAGGCCGACCTGGCCGCGACGCGCTACGTGCACTCCAATCGCTATGTGGACGCGCTGGAAGCCGCGCGGCCCGACGAAGGTTACGTCTACCTCGACGGCGGCGACACCATGATGGAGCCCTCCACCTGGGAGACGGCGCTGCGCGGGGTCGGCGCCACCCTGCAGGCCGTGGACCGGGTGCTGGCCGGAGACGCGCAGAACGCGTTCGTCGCGTGCCGCCCGCCGGGCCATCACGCCGAGACCGAGCGGGCGATGGGCTTCTGCCTGTTCAACAACATCAGCATCGGCGCGCGTCACGCACAGCGCAAGCACGGGCTATTGCGGGTCGCCATCGTCGATTTCGACGTCCATCACGGCAACGGCACCCAGCAGATCTTCTACTCCGACCCGAGTGTGCTCTACGCGTCCACGCATCAGATGCCGCTGTTCCCCGGGACCGGCGCGGTGCGAGAAACCGGAGTCGGCAACATCTTCAATTCGCCGCTGGCGCCCGGTGACGGCGGCGCCGAATTGCGCGCGGCCTTCCGGGACCGCATAGTGCCCGCGCTGCAGTCGTTTTCACCCGAGCTGATCATCGTGTCCGCGGGTTTCGACGCCCACGAAAGCGATCCGCTCGGCTCGCTGACCATGACGGACGCCGACTTCGCCTGGGTCACCAGGGAATTGATGACGACAGCCGAAAAGCTGTGCGACGGGCGGTTGGTGGCGGTCCTCGAAGGAGGTTACGACCTGCAGGGCCTCACCGATTCGGTCACCGCGCACGTCGGCGAGCTGCTGAAGGGCTGA